Proteins encoded within one genomic window of bacterium:
- a CDS encoding iron-sulfur cluster assembly scaffold protein, with product MSDWAYSSVVKEHFINPRNIFDDAEGFRADGEGTVGNPKCGDQMLMLIKVDPEKEVITDCRWRTYGCASAIASTSILSEKIKGMTLDEAFAVSPQDIIRDLGGLPEQKVHCSVLGDKALRAAINDYYRRRGLTEKVREEASRLVCRCMEVTDHEIEEAVLEGVRTYVQLQEKTKLGTVCGQCRDDAERLLQLYFAKHFSCGSPSAEPSRES from the coding sequence ATGAGCGATTGGGCCTACAGCTCCGTGGTCAAGGAGCACTTCATCAACCCCCGCAACATCTTCGACGACGCCGAGGGTTTCCGGGCGGACGGCGAGGGGACGGTGGGAAACCCCAAATGCGGCGACCAGATGCTCATGCTGATCAAGGTCGATCCCGAAAAGGAGGTCATCACCGATTGCCGGTGGAGAACCTACGGCTGCGCCAGCGCCATCGCCAGCACCTCCATCCTCTCGGAGAAAATCAAGGGGATGACCCTGGACGAGGCGTTCGCGGTTTCTCCGCAGGATATCATCCGCGATCTCGGGGGCCTGCCGGAGCAGAAGGTGCACTGCTCGGTCCTGGGGGACAAGGCTCTGCGGGCGGCGATCAACGATTACTACCGCCGCCGGGGGTTGACGGAAAAGGTCCGCGAGGAAGCCAGCCGGCTGGTCTGCCGGTGCATGGAGGTAACGGACCACGAGATCGAGGAAGCGGTCCTGGAGGGGGTTAGGACGTACGTCCAGCTCCAGGAAAAAACCAAGCTGGGTACCGTTTGCGGCCAGTGCCGGGACGACGCCGAGCGGCTGCTGCAGCTGTATTTCGCCAAGCACTTCTCCTGCGGTTCCCCGTCGGCCGAGCCGTCCCGGGAAAGCTGA
- a CDS encoding O-acetylhomoserine aminocarboxypropyltransferase/cysteine synthase, which translates to MKKQKTKIETACLHAGQEPDPATLARAVPVYRTSSYLFRSTRHAADLFALRQPGNIYSRLMNPTQDVLERRVAALEGGAAALALASGTSAVFYTVVNICRAGDEVAAARNLYGGTYTQFNDILPQLGIRVRFFEPSDPRSCARAITKKTKLVYCETIGNPGLEVADLEVLAETAHSRGLPLVVDNTFATPVLARPLERGADIVVHSLTKWLGGHGAGIGGIVVDSGKFDWTSGKFPLLSEPDSSYHGLVYTRDLGALNPLAFIVRMRLVPLRNLGACISPDNAWIFLQGIETLPLRMARHCENALAVARYLQAHPRAAWVRYPGLEDDPSHALARKYLAGGAGGVVVFGIRGGAAAGARFIDRLRLFSHLANVGDAKSLAIHPASTTHAQLSPAERARSGLGPDLIRLSVGIEHIDDLIEDLDRALKPVRPRAGRR; encoded by the coding sequence GTGAAGAAGCAGAAGACGAAGATCGAGACCGCCTGCCTGCACGCCGGGCAGGAACCCGACCCCGCCACCTTGGCCCGGGCGGTTCCCGTCTACCGGACCAGTTCCTACCTGTTCCGCTCCACCCGCCACGCGGCCGACCTTTTCGCGCTGCGCCAACCGGGAAACATCTACAGCCGCCTGATGAACCCGACCCAGGACGTTCTGGAGCGGCGGGTGGCGGCCCTGGAGGGCGGCGCGGCCGCCCTGGCCCTGGCCTCGGGCACCAGCGCCGTGTTCTACACGGTCGTCAACATCTGCCGGGCCGGGGACGAAGTGGCCGCGGCCCGCAACCTCTACGGGGGCACCTACACCCAGTTCAACGACATCCTGCCGCAGCTGGGGATCAGGGTCCGTTTTTTCGAGCCGTCCGATCCCCGGAGCTGCGCCCGTGCGATCACCAAGAAAACCAAGCTCGTTTATTGCGAAACCATCGGCAACCCCGGCCTGGAGGTCGCCGACCTGGAAGTTCTGGCGGAGACGGCCCACTCCCGTGGCCTTCCCCTGGTCGTCGACAACACCTTCGCCACCCCCGTCCTCGCCCGGCCCCTGGAGCGGGGCGCCGACATCGTCGTGCACTCCCTGACCAAATGGCTGGGGGGCCACGGCGCCGGGATCGGGGGGATCGTGGTCGACTCGGGGAAATTCGACTGGACCTCGGGGAAGTTCCCCCTCCTCTCCGAGCCCGACTCCTCCTACCACGGCCTAGTGTACACCCGCGACCTGGGCGCGCTCAACCCCCTGGCGTTCATCGTCAGGATGCGGCTGGTGCCCCTGCGCAACCTGGGAGCCTGTATCTCCCCGGACAACGCCTGGATCTTCCTCCAGGGCATCGAGACCCTGCCCCTGCGGATGGCCCGGCATTGCGAAAACGCCCTGGCCGTGGCCCGCTACCTGCAGGCGCATCCCCGGGCGGCCTGGGTCCGCTATCCGGGGCTGGAGGACGATCCCTCCCACGCCCTGGCCCGGAAATACCTCGCCGGAGGGGCGGGGGGGGTGGTCGTCTTCGGGATCAGGGGAGGGGCGGCGGCCGGAGCCCGGTTCATCGATAGGCTCCGTCTCTTTTCGCACCTGGCCAACGTGGGCGACGCCAAGAGTCTGGCCATTCATCCGGCCTCGACCACCCACGCCCAACTCAGTCCGGCCGAGCGGGCC